ATTTATcatcctcgtcttcctccgaagTGGAATCTTCATCATCCTCATTTTCTGAAGTACGAAGAGCATCTTCAGACTGAGATCCATTGTGAGTGAGACCACCTTGGGATgactgagaaaaaaaaaataaaaaattaagtaactgtataaaacaacataaaaacactactaaaaaaataacagaaaaagtaatgacaattaaaaaaaaaaacacctcaATAAGAATGTCCAGCTTCTTGTTCATCTCACCAACAGATTTCATAAGAATCCCTTGGTGACAACAACGAGATAAACACTTTTTAAATTCCTCAAACTCAACTCGGGAGACATTCTCATGAGCGGTTGATGAAGAAGAACCCATCGAAGCCGAGTTGACCGGCGGGCTTGGAACCacctttaattttgaatttcacaGCCTCGGGAGTAGTCTCACCAGAGAAAAAATCAGTGAGGCTCAAACTCAATCTCTCAACGGAAGTTGGAGTGAGGTTTCTTAATTTTAACTGAAACaacaaaaaccaacaaaaaacaATATGCACATGAaactgaaattataaaataacaacaacaataaaaacataaagtataaataatgtatacaaaaacaacattaaaacaacagtggaaaaataataaaaaacaacagGATTACCTCTTTCAAAGACCGATCGAAAATGAGGGTGTTCATGACATCCATTTTCACCATACCCTCCTTGTCCTTGGGTAATTTAGGCCAATTCAAAATCCTTGGAATGCCAACATTTGAGTACAAGGATAGTTTCCCAATAACATACGGGCAACACTCGAAAAACCAGAATTGAATAGCCAAAGGAAAACCCAAATAATCTGTAATACCCACCATCCTCGTCACTACGAACTACCCTCTTATAA
This region of Cannabis sativa cultivar Pink pepper isolate KNU-18-1 chromosome 7, ASM2916894v1, whole genome shotgun sequence genomic DNA includes:
- the LOC133039644 gene encoding uncharacterized protein LOC133039644; amino-acid sequence: MVGITDYLGFPLAIQFWFFECCPYVIGKLSLYSNVGIPRILNWPKLPKDKEGMVKMDVMNTLIFDRSLKELKLRNLTPTSVERLSLSLTDFFSGETTPEAVKFKIKGGSKPAGQLGFDGFFFINRS